One stretch of Akkermansia sp. RCC_12PD DNA includes these proteins:
- a CDS encoding anthranilate synthase component I family protein: protein MQPPSIITLQQHSRRLSADLETPISLFLSLTRDQTPGLLLESAEVDGKWGRYSVIACDYLMTVSCADARLSLTVSDDRLASLKELDGMPYLDGLRALMQRLELVGDDKRQAPITRALYGYFGYETAALFQPKLAQTISPSSAESCLVLAGTVIVFDHLYNRLTQISLGEHRDLAHAPLHETEEPSIGEVARTPDQAGYMKGVEHIKELLHDGEAIQVVLSSQASAEFHGDAFTLYRRMRSINPSPYMFFMSLPGVTLFGSSPELMVRCTDGKLQLSPIAGTRKRGRDDEEDAALAADLLKDPKECSEHVMLVDLGRNDLGRVAKPGSVKLERLMEIERFSHVMHMTSRVTAQVNDGLDAIDILGAAFPAGTVSGAPKVRAMEILAEEEPLPRGPYAGCIGWLGLDKNGVHMDSGITIRSMWVKNGRIHWQAGAGIVYDSDPAAEWQECMNKGKIIDVILKGEDHVSVH from the coding sequence ATGCAACCACCATCCATCATCACCCTCCAACAACACAGCCGGCGCCTGAGCGCCGACCTGGAGACGCCCATCAGCCTGTTCCTGAGCCTCACCCGGGACCAAACCCCCGGCCTTCTGCTGGAAAGCGCGGAGGTGGACGGCAAGTGGGGGCGCTACAGCGTCATCGCCTGCGATTACCTGATGACCGTTTCCTGTGCGGACGCCCGGCTTTCCCTGACCGTCAGCGACGACCGGCTGGCCTCCTTGAAGGAGCTGGACGGCATGCCTTATCTGGACGGGCTGCGCGCCCTGATGCAGCGGCTGGAACTGGTGGGCGACGACAAGCGGCAGGCCCCCATCACGCGGGCCCTGTACGGCTACTTCGGGTATGAAACGGCCGCTCTTTTCCAGCCCAAGCTGGCGCAGACCATTTCTCCCTCTTCCGCGGAGTCCTGCCTGGTGCTGGCCGGCACCGTGATCGTGTTTGACCACCTGTACAACCGCCTTACCCAGATCAGCCTGGGCGAACACCGCGACCTTGCCCACGCTCCCCTGCATGAAACGGAAGAGCCCTCCATCGGGGAGGTCGCGCGCACGCCGGACCAGGCGGGCTACATGAAGGGCGTAGAGCATATCAAGGAGCTGCTGCACGACGGGGAGGCCATTCAGGTGGTGCTTTCCTCCCAGGCCTCCGCGGAGTTCCACGGGGACGCCTTCACGCTGTACCGCCGCATGCGCAGCATCAACCCTTCCCCGTACATGTTTTTCATGAGCCTGCCGGGCGTTACCCTGTTCGGTTCCTCCCCGGAACTGATGGTGCGCTGCACGGACGGTAAGCTCCAGCTTTCCCCCATTGCCGGAACGCGCAAGCGCGGCAGGGACGACGAGGAAGACGCCGCCCTGGCCGCCGACCTGCTCAAGGACCCCAAGGAGTGTTCCGAACACGTGATGCTGGTGGACCTGGGCCGCAACGACCTGGGGCGCGTCGCCAAACCCGGCTCCGTGAAGCTGGAAAGGCTGATGGAGATTGAACGTTTTTCCCACGTGATGCACATGACTTCCCGCGTGACCGCCCAGGTGAACGACGGACTGGACGCCATCGACATTCTCGGCGCGGCCTTCCCCGCCGGAACGGTGAGCGGCGCACCCAAGGTGCGCGCCATGGAAATCCTGGCGGAGGAGGAACCCCTGCCGCGCGGCCCGTATGCCGGGTGCATCGGCTGGCTGGGGCTGGACAAGAATGGCGTGCATATGGATTCCGGCATCACCATCCGCAGCATGTGGGTGAAGAATGGCCGCATCCACTGGCAGGCGGGCGCCGGCATCGTGTATGATTCCGATCCGGCCGCCGAATGGCAGGAGTGCATGAATAAAGGCAAGATTATTGACGTGATTTTGAAAGGAGAAGACCATGTTTCTGTTCATTGA
- a CDS encoding aldo/keto reductase codes for MSYLPDPERYAGTAYRRCGRSGLLLPPVSLGLWHNFGAESDYENARRLVHSAFDSGITYFDLANNYGPPPGYAEECFGRIFMQDLSRYRDELVIATKAGHLMWEGPYGDWGSRKHMLASLNQSLSRMKLDYVDIFYAHRHDPETPLEETAGALVTAVQSGKALYAGISKFPAEQTRQICAMLREARVPCLVHQLRYNMFNREPETGVFAAIREEGLGCVAFSPLAQGMLTDRYLDGIPADSRAAGASVFLTGERVQQHGDRIRRLAALARDRGQSLAQMALAWVLRNSVVTTALIGASRSAQIRDCLGSLKNTQFSPEELAVIDSTAD; via the coding sequence ATGAGTTATTTACCTGATCCGGAACGTTATGCCGGTACCGCCTACCGCCGCTGCGGACGGTCCGGATTGCTGCTCCCCCCCGTATCGCTGGGACTGTGGCACAATTTCGGCGCAGAGTCCGATTATGAGAACGCGCGCCGTCTTGTTCACAGCGCTTTTGATTCCGGCATTACCTATTTTGACTTGGCGAATAATTACGGGCCACCGCCCGGTTACGCGGAAGAGTGCTTCGGGCGCATTTTCATGCAGGATTTGTCCCGTTACCGCGACGAATTGGTGATTGCCACCAAGGCGGGGCATTTGATGTGGGAGGGGCCGTACGGGGACTGGGGCTCCCGCAAGCACATGCTTGCCAGCCTGAATCAGTCCCTTTCCCGGATGAAGCTGGATTATGTGGATATTTTTTATGCGCACCGGCATGATCCGGAAACTCCGCTGGAAGAGACGGCGGGGGCTCTCGTCACGGCGGTCCAGTCCGGAAAGGCCCTGTATGCCGGCATTTCCAAATTCCCGGCGGAACAGACCAGGCAGATCTGCGCCATGCTCCGGGAAGCCCGCGTGCCATGCCTGGTGCACCAGCTCCGGTACAATATGTTCAACCGGGAGCCGGAGACAGGAGTTTTCGCCGCTATCCGCGAGGAAGGGCTCGGCTGCGTGGCATTTTCCCCTCTGGCGCAGGGGATGCTGACGGACCGTTACCTGGATGGCATTCCCGCGGATTCCCGGGCAGCAGGGGCTTCCGTCTTCCTGACGGGAGAGCGCGTGCAGCAGCATGGGGACAGAATCCGCCGCCTGGCTGCCCTGGCGCGGGATCGCGGCCAGAGCCTGGCGCAGATGGCCCTGGCCTGGGTGTTGAGGAATTCGGTCGTGACCACCGCCCTCATTGGAGCCAGCCGTTCCGCCCAGATCAGGGATTGCCTGGGTTCGTTGAAGAATACGCAGTTTTCTCCAGAGGAACTGGCTGTCATTGACAGCACGGCTGATTGA
- a CDS encoding sodium-translocating pyrophosphatase: protein MITIQDLFWLIPSASVLALVFAGVFFYRMKAQDEGNEVMRMIAKHVRSGAMAYLRQQYKIVAIFFVLITVVFAFLAYCLHIQNPWVPFAFISGGFFSGLAGYIGMKTATYASGRVANACRHSLDAGLQIAFRSGAVLGLTVVGLAMLDIGAWYWILDWFYEDMELSTRLVVITTTMLTFGMGASLQALFARVGGGIFTKAADVGADLVGKVEAGIPEDDPRNPATIADNVGDNVGDVAGMGADLYESYCGSILASAALGAAAYIAVPDMAIKAVLTPMLIAALGTILSLLGVYAVRVKRGASQTELMAALNRGINLSSFLIAIASAFLLQLIGLDNWAGIWGAIVTGLAVGIIIGKSTEHYTSHDSYPCRKIAHSAKTGPATVIISGIGIGMISTCIPVITIVVGTVLAYGMASGDWHFTGAEMSKGLYGIGIAAVGMLSTLGLTLATDAYGPISDNAGGNAEMSKLDPEVRRRTDALDALGNTTAATGKGFAIGSAALTALALLASYIEELKISILHWSEATGNTMYKINDAVSVEVSKITTCTLSEFMGYFQVTLMNPKVLMGLFVGAMMSFLFCGLTMNAVGRAAEKMVKEVRRQFKEIKGILTGEAEPDYVRCVEISTAGAQHEMIWPSVLAVITPICMGLVFGVPGVFGLLAGGLASGFVLAVFMANSGGAWDNAKKYIEQGHVGGKGSESHKAAVIGDTVGDPFKDTSGPSLNILIKLMSMVAIVTAGVNIAVTLF from the coding sequence ATGATAACCATCCAGGATTTATTTTGGCTCATCCCATCGGCTTCCGTGCTGGCCCTCGTTTTCGCGGGCGTGTTTTTTTACCGCATGAAGGCCCAGGATGAGGGGAACGAGGTCATGAGAATGATCGCCAAGCATGTTCGCAGCGGTGCGATGGCCTATCTACGGCAGCAATACAAGATTGTTGCCATTTTTTTCGTGCTGATCACGGTCGTTTTCGCCTTTCTGGCCTACTGCCTGCACATTCAGAATCCCTGGGTGCCTTTCGCATTTATTTCCGGCGGCTTTTTCTCCGGCCTTGCCGGGTATATCGGCATGAAGACGGCCACGTACGCTTCCGGCCGCGTGGCGAACGCCTGCCGCCATTCCCTGGATGCCGGCCTCCAGATCGCCTTCCGTTCCGGCGCCGTTCTCGGCCTGACCGTGGTGGGCCTCGCCATGCTGGACATCGGCGCCTGGTACTGGATTCTGGACTGGTTTTATGAGGACATGGAGCTTTCCACCCGCCTGGTGGTGATCACCACGACGATGCTGACCTTCGGCATGGGCGCCTCCCTCCAGGCCCTGTTCGCCCGCGTGGGCGGCGGTATTTTCACGAAGGCTGCGGACGTAGGCGCGGACCTGGTGGGCAAGGTGGAAGCGGGCATTCCTGAAGACGATCCCCGCAACCCCGCCACCATCGCGGATAACGTGGGCGACAACGTGGGCGATGTGGCCGGCATGGGCGCGGACCTTTACGAGTCCTACTGCGGTTCCATCCTGGCTTCCGCCGCCCTGGGCGCGGCGGCCTACATAGCCGTGCCGGACATGGCGATCAAGGCCGTTCTCACCCCCATGCTGATTGCCGCCCTCGGCACCATCCTTTCACTCCTGGGCGTGTATGCGGTGCGTGTGAAGCGCGGCGCTTCCCAGACGGAACTGATGGCCGCCCTGAACCGCGGCATCAACCTCAGCTCCTTCCTGATCGCCATTGCCTCCGCCTTCCTGCTCCAGCTCATCGGGTTGGACAACTGGGCCGGCATCTGGGGCGCGATCGTGACCGGCCTGGCGGTGGGCATCATCATCGGAAAGAGCACGGAGCATTACACCTCCCATGATTCCTATCCCTGCCGCAAGATAGCCCACAGCGCGAAGACCGGCCCCGCCACCGTCATCATTTCCGGCATCGGCATCGGCATGATTTCCACCTGCATTCCCGTGATTACGATCGTGGTGGGCACCGTCCTGGCCTACGGCATGGCCTCCGGGGACTGGCATTTTACCGGGGCCGAGATGAGCAAGGGCCTGTACGGCATCGGCATCGCCGCCGTGGGGATGCTTTCCACGCTGGGCCTGACGCTGGCGACGGACGCCTACGGTCCCATTTCCGATAACGCCGGGGGCAATGCGGAAATGAGCAAGCTGGACCCGGAAGTACGCCGCCGCACGGACGCCCTGGACGCCTTGGGCAACACGACGGCCGCCACGGGCAAGGGCTTTGCCATCGGCTCCGCCGCCTTGACCGCCCTGGCCCTGCTGGCTTCTTATATTGAAGAGCTGAAGATTTCCATCCTGCACTGGAGCGAGGCCACCGGAAATACCATGTACAAGATTAATGACGCCGTGAGCGTGGAGGTGTCCAAAATCACCACTTGCACCCTGTCCGAGTTCATGGGCTATTTCCAGGTGACCCTGATGAACCCGAAGGTGCTCATGGGCCTGTTCGTGGGCGCCATGATGTCCTTCCTGTTCTGCGGCCTGACCATGAACGCCGTGGGCCGCGCCGCTGAAAAGATGGTGAAGGAAGTGCGCCGCCAGTTCAAGGAAATCAAGGGCATCCTGACCGGGGAGGCGGAACCGGATTACGTGCGCTGCGTGGAGATTTCCACGGCGGGCGCCCAGCATGAGATGATCTGGCCGTCCGTGCTGGCGGTGATTACTCCCATTTGCATGGGGCTGGTGTTCGGCGTTCCCGGCGTGTTCGGCCTGCTGGCCGGCGGGCTGGCCTCCGGCTTCGTTCTGGCCGTGTTCATGGCGAATTCCGGCGGCGCGTGGGACAACGCCAAGAAGTACATTGAGCAGGGCCATGTGGGCGGCAAGGGCTCGGAAAGCCACAAGGCCGCCGTCATCGGCGACACGGTGGGCGACCCCTTCAAGGATACGTCCGGCCCCTCTCTGAATATCCTGATCAAGCTGATGAGCATGGTGGCCATTGTCACCGCCGGCGTCAACATCGCCGTTACCCTGTTCTAA
- a CDS encoding prepilin-type N-terminal cleavage/methylation domain-containing protein, whose translation MLTNRMKQVRSKGFTLTEVVLAIGVVGVLIVVFMAMFIPARRTVQAALTIREADRIVHALTAELGELRNSERAAGNAKKSSPGRYVSAFDKAFYWMQFTAKPATTILVYNYRADLSKPVRKDGTPQPWLEDGGSIPGKNSAVVTGVCLANNKDRWNDFKALVGPVFAVRMTQLVVERMDSNAYGYKLAPKYAVISNPYNRGRIITDPSQYVYTAEKGGGGLNLPWGAEVLYQAEFFQLLNTDPERLQNTTWENLKTPVFTRNLAFRR comes from the coding sequence ATGTTGACCAATCGTATGAAACAGGTTCGTTCCAAAGGGTTTACCCTGACAGAGGTGGTGCTTGCCATCGGCGTGGTCGGGGTGCTGATCGTGGTGTTTATGGCTATGTTCATCCCGGCCAGGAGAACGGTCCAGGCCGCCCTGACCATTCGTGAGGCGGACCGCATCGTCCATGCCCTGACGGCGGAGCTTGGAGAGCTCCGCAATTCGGAACGGGCGGCGGGCAATGCAAAGAAGTCTTCCCCCGGCAGGTATGTTTCCGCCTTTGACAAGGCTTTTTACTGGATGCAGTTTACGGCAAAGCCCGCCACCACTATTCTGGTGTACAATTACCGGGCGGATTTGTCCAAGCCCGTGCGCAAGGACGGCACGCCCCAGCCCTGGCTGGAGGACGGCGGCAGCATTCCCGGCAAGAATTCCGCCGTGGTTACGGGCGTATGCCTGGCGAACAACAAGGACCGCTGGAATGATTTCAAGGCCCTGGTAGGCCCCGTGTTCGCGGTGCGCATGACCCAGCTTGTGGTGGAGCGCATGGATTCCAACGCCTACGGCTACAAGCTGGCTCCCAAGTACGCCGTGATTTCCAACCCCTACAACCGCGGACGGATCATTACGGACCCGTCCCAGTACGTGTACACGGCGGAGAAAGGGGGCGGCGGCCTGAATCTGCCCTGGGGGGCGGAAGTGCTGTACCAGGCGGAATTTTTCCAATTGCTGAATACGGACCCGGAACGTCTGCAGAACACGACATGGGAGAATCTGAAGACGCCCGTGTTCACGCGCAATCTTGCCTTCCGCCGTTAA
- a CDS encoding prepilin-type N-terminal cleavage/methylation domain-containing protein, giving the protein MRNFSAHSRAAHFRFSAGVKGFTLVELIVVITIMVAMMALAASMLRGGGRAQGLQSAVEMVDGMVQEARLDAMGKGTWSRLIIVSTPDDASRNMRTLGVMSKNTRTGKWHLVNRLQTLPAGFYISPTYSTLLEGSGKSRAKSTYKSFSSRDGQDTVNLPGNGLTDIYFIEFDEEGRMSQPNAPTRLVVVSGSAGDGKEERPSPMTDGKPGLAGGIVIYPKGNISRLRTDEQVIPQ; this is encoded by the coding sequence ATGAGAAATTTTTCCGCACATTCCAGAGCTGCACATTTTCGTTTTTCCGCAGGGGTCAAAGGGTTTACCCTGGTGGAATTGATCGTCGTCATTACCATCATGGTTGCCATGATGGCTCTTGCCGCCAGCATGCTGAGAGGCGGCGGCCGGGCGCAGGGACTCCAGTCCGCCGTTGAAATGGTGGACGGCATGGTGCAGGAGGCCCGGCTGGATGCCATGGGCAAGGGAACCTGGAGCCGCCTGATTATTGTCAGCACCCCCGACGACGCGAGCCGGAACATGCGCACCCTGGGCGTGATGTCCAAGAATACGCGCACAGGCAAGTGGCACCTTGTCAACCGCCTGCAGACGCTTCCCGCCGGATTTTATATCAGCCCCACCTACAGCACCCTGCTGGAAGGTTCGGGCAAGTCCAGGGCCAAAAGCACGTACAAGAGCTTTTCCAGCCGGGACGGGCAGGATACCGTCAATCTGCCCGGCAACGGCCTGACTGATATTTATTTCATTGAGTTTGACGAGGAGGGCCGCATGTCCCAGCCGAATGCTCCCACCCGCCTGGTAGTGGTTTCCGGCTCTGCCGGGGACGGCAAGGAGGAACGCCCCTCTCCCATGACGGACGGCAAGCCGGGGTTGGCCGGCGGCATCGTGATTTATCCCAAAGGCAATATAAGCCGCCTGAGGACGGATGAGCAGGTGATTCCCCAATAA
- a CDS encoding SpoIIE family protein phosphatase, which produces MPPSRNRHSAQKVFTWDKIKMALSAAEEGFYIWNIKTGVIHYTDRCLTMMGASRKEKAPNIFTQPELTIHEEDQAFFSQEVRRYLDGHSHMPMRIEIRMKKLNSKSWSWVRVNGIARRDKQRRPVMLIGVWVNITRRKTAELRAAEDRDLFHTLIEHIPDSIYFKNRESRFVLANSATANKLGVPTPADLTGRTDAYFFDKTMSDISRNEELDIMKTGRPIRARLHHETWLHRDDTWSQISKFPWYGRNGDLKGIVGISSDVTKLVKTEIKARETARILEERNKSLEKEIDLAREIQFALLPYELPSRSRTERGVTRKADFHHIFTPSEGVAGDWFDAFPVGDSGVGAIVCDVMGHGIRAALIASMLRGLMEQLSHLADNPAAFLTSLNHQLSKILQRANTTMFASAVYIYLDLETGVMTASTAGHPHPIVLGPDGIARKMPLPRGIAMGLLDDAAYQNAQFPLLPGSRILMYTDGLTEAANAEGEEMGVERLIDYFNNSTAKTTKDFVHQALTCVAKFTGCTNQADDICMLGISYSEQEEETGH; this is translated from the coding sequence ATGCCGCCCTCACGCAACAGACATTCCGCCCAGAAGGTGTTCACCTGGGACAAGATCAAGATGGCCCTGTCAGCGGCGGAAGAGGGATTCTACATCTGGAATATCAAGACGGGCGTCATCCACTACACGGACCGCTGCCTGACCATGATGGGGGCCAGCCGCAAGGAAAAGGCCCCCAATATTTTCACCCAGCCGGAACTCACCATCCATGAGGAGGACCAGGCCTTTTTCTCCCAGGAAGTGCGCCGGTACCTAGACGGGCATTCACACATGCCCATGCGCATCGAAATCCGGATGAAGAAGCTCAACTCCAAAAGCTGGAGCTGGGTCCGGGTCAACGGCATCGCGCGCCGGGACAAGCAGCGCCGTCCCGTCATGCTCATAGGCGTCTGGGTCAACATCACCAGGCGCAAGACGGCGGAACTGCGCGCCGCGGAGGACCGGGACCTGTTCCATACTCTGATTGAACACATTCCGGACAGCATTTATTTCAAGAACCGGGAATCGCGCTTCGTTCTGGCCAACTCGGCCACGGCCAACAAGCTGGGCGTCCCCACTCCGGCGGACCTGACCGGACGGACGGACGCCTATTTCTTTGACAAGACCATGTCCGACATTTCCCGGAACGAGGAACTGGACATCATGAAGACCGGCCGCCCCATCCGCGCCCGGCTCCATCATGAGACATGGCTGCACAGGGACGATACCTGGAGCCAGATCAGCAAATTCCCGTGGTATGGCCGCAACGGGGACCTCAAGGGAATCGTGGGCATTTCCAGCGACGTCACTAAACTGGTCAAGACGGAGATCAAGGCGAGGGAAACGGCCCGCATCCTGGAAGAACGGAACAAGTCCCTGGAAAAGGAAATCGACCTGGCCCGTGAAATCCAGTTCGCCCTGCTCCCCTACGAGCTCCCCTCCCGTTCCCGCACGGAACGCGGAGTGACCCGGAAGGCGGATTTCCACCACATCTTCACCCCTTCCGAAGGGGTGGCGGGCGACTGGTTCGACGCCTTCCCCGTAGGCGACTCCGGCGTAGGGGCCATTGTCTGCGATGTGATGGGGCACGGCATCCGCGCCGCCCTGATCGCCTCCATGCTCCGGGGCCTGATGGAACAGCTTTCCCACTTGGCGGACAATCCCGCCGCATTCCTCACTTCCCTCAACCACCAGCTTTCCAAAATACTGCAAAGGGCCAACACCACCATGTTCGCCTCCGCCGTTTATATTTACCTGGACCTGGAAACGGGCGTCATGACCGCCTCCACGGCGGGCCACCCGCATCCCATCGTGCTGGGACCGGACGGAATCGCACGCAAGATGCCCCTGCCCCGCGGCATCGCCATGGGCCTGCTGGATGACGCCGCCTACCAAAACGCCCAGTTTCCCCTCCTTCCGGGTTCACGCATCCTGATGTACACGGACGGCCTGACGGAAGCCGCCAATGCTGAAGGCGAAGAAATGGGAGTGGAACGCCTGATTGATTACTTCAACAATTCCACGGCCAAGACCACCAAGGACTTCGTGCATCAGGCCCTTACCTGCGTAGCTAAATTCACGGGCTGCACCAACCAGGCGGACGATATCTGCATGCTGGGCATCAGCTATTCCGAGCAGGAGGAAGAAACCGGACATTAA
- a CDS encoding endonuclease/exonuclease/phosphatase family protein, whose translation MVRKTSKSRGSSVIAALIVLCALIGYGLSEWKLLPDTMEAVPASRQAAEEGMAPEKITLPEKGEPVRMLTMNTGNYFVPEDPRRSNFQVKYKPVEAREAIVELVRQSGAEIVGLSEMGGEAAVRDLQMRLKRKGVQLPHKVLVMRDGEDRGLALLSKYPIVSNRSVTDVPVPGEPKRRKTMLRGILDATVKMPDSRQFRLIGVHLKSRLSRDGSAEETRRREAYALRDYLNGVMASQDGMPLLLYGDFNDGPADSSVQVIQGPAKTDSRLNRLKPKDSRGETWTIYYEDGDTYHSFDHIFINNTLKKRLGRKPPMGVLDTLPSRQASDHRGIWVELR comes from the coding sequence ATGGTCAGGAAAACGTCCAAAAGCAGGGGATCTTCGGTAATCGCGGCCCTGATTGTGCTGTGCGCCCTGATAGGCTACGGCCTGTCGGAATGGAAACTGCTTCCGGACACGATGGAGGCCGTACCCGCGTCCCGGCAGGCGGCGGAGGAGGGAATGGCGCCGGAAAAGATCACCCTTCCGGAGAAGGGGGAGCCCGTCAGGATGCTGACCATGAATACGGGCAACTATTTTGTGCCGGAAGACCCGCGAAGAAGCAATTTTCAAGTGAAGTACAAGCCCGTGGAAGCACGGGAGGCCATAGTGGAGCTCGTCAGGCAATCCGGCGCTGAAATCGTGGGCCTGTCCGAAATGGGCGGGGAAGCCGCCGTGCGCGACCTGCAAATGCGATTGAAAAGAAAGGGCGTGCAGCTGCCGCACAAGGTACTGGTCATGCGGGACGGTGAAGACCGTGGACTGGCCCTGTTGTCGAAGTACCCCATTGTCAGCAACCGTTCCGTGACGGATGTGCCCGTACCGGGAGAACCCAAACGGCGTAAAACGATGCTCCGCGGCATTCTGGACGCCACCGTAAAAATGCCGGATTCCCGCCAGTTCCGCCTGATAGGCGTTCATTTGAAATCCCGGCTGAGCCGTGACGGCTCCGCGGAGGAAACCCGCAGAAGGGAAGCCTATGCCCTGCGCGACTACCTGAACGGCGTTATGGCCTCCCAGGACGGCATGCCCCTGCTGTTATACGGGGACTTCAATGACGGCCCCGCGGACAGTTCCGTGCAGGTTATCCAGGGACCGGCGAAAACGGACTCCCGCCTGAATCGTCTGAAACCAAAGGATTCCCGCGGAGAAACGTGGACCATCTATTACGAAGACGGCGACACTTACCATTCCTTTGACCATATCTTCATCAACAATACCCTGAAAAAACGACTTGGCCGCAAGCCCCCCATGGGCGTCCTCGACACTCTCCCCTCCCGCCAGGCCAGCGACCACCGCGGCATATGGGTGGAGCTGCGGTGA
- a CDS encoding prepilin-type N-terminal cleavage/methylation domain-containing protein, which yields MKTFAKIKSGAFTLIELLAAMTITTILVLVIVALTSRGVDIWRWVLQDVRTTTLARTAMDTMTKDFESMQFRPGNPFEWMLVQRDSDLAGRGARTASSSQARGRRPSTGESRVNMMTMGPEGAKITNASQLIFFTTPTDRNPAKSSMDMRNDRIIGDVNCVGYKLLYRDQILDRDATSESDGFPVYALYRNLVNAEDTVRELLGKEDLWAAYSRFQQDETIPANFLVENVVEMTLIFEVDYQKKIGSSGSNKSDKDATQRASVLVPVMTTGANRLGSCSQMDVYGNRLDVIGSGMDIDDLKSGRVTGVTISMTVVTDEGMALVDQIRKGRPAPSPEEFFERYTRSFTQRVSLPLSH from the coding sequence ATGAAGACATTTGCCAAAATCAAATCCGGCGCGTTTACTCTGATTGAGCTGCTGGCGGCCATGACGATCACGACGATTCTTGTGCTTGTGATCGTGGCGCTGACGTCCCGCGGGGTGGATATCTGGAGATGGGTGCTTCAGGACGTGCGGACGACGACCCTCGCCCGTACGGCGATGGATACCATGACCAAGGATTTTGAGAGCATGCAGTTCCGCCCTGGAAACCCCTTTGAATGGATGCTCGTGCAGAGGGACAGCGATCTAGCCGGCCGCGGCGCCCGGACCGCCTCTTCCTCCCAGGCCAGGGGGCGCAGGCCTTCCACCGGGGAGTCCCGCGTCAATATGATGACCATGGGGCCGGAAGGCGCCAAGATTACGAATGCCTCCCAGTTGATTTTCTTTACCACGCCCACGGACCGCAATCCGGCCAAGTCCAGCATGGACATGAGGAACGACCGCATCATCGGCGACGTGAATTGCGTAGGTTACAAGCTGCTTTACCGCGACCAGATTCTGGACCGGGACGCCACGTCCGAGTCGGACGGGTTCCCCGTCTATGCCCTGTACCGCAATCTGGTCAATGCGGAGGATACCGTGCGGGAGCTTCTGGGCAAGGAGGACCTCTGGGCCGCCTATTCCCGCTTCCAGCAGGATGAAACCATTCCCGCCAATTTCCTGGTGGAGAATGTGGTGGAAATGACCCTCATTTTTGAGGTAGATTACCAGAAGAAGATCGGGAGTTCCGGCAGCAACAAGTCCGACAAGGATGCGACGCAGAGGGCATCCGTTCTGGTCCCCGTTATGACGACAGGCGCCAACCGCCTGGGGTCCTGTTCCCAGATGGACGTATACGGCAACCGGCTGGACGTGATCGGCAGCGGCATGGATATTGACGATTTAAAGTCGGGCCGCGTTACCGGAGTGACCATTTCCATGACGGTGGTGACGGATGAAGGCATGGCCCTGGTGGACCAGATACGCAAGGGGCGTCCCGCTCCCTCTCCGGAAGAGTTTTTCGAACGTTACACTCGATCTTTCACGCAGCGCGTTTCCCTTCCGCTGAGCCATTAG
- a CDS encoding sigma-70 family RNA polymerase sigma factor, producing MNVPPLQPKNESQPDENTLSQYAEHTRKSLIARLENWEDQRTWDEFYRTYWRLIYSVALKAGLREDEAWDVVQETILSIAKQSKKNIYNPEQGSFKLWLWNMTRWRINDQFRKRKKDTAMLMNPDAGESQEHPIDKIPDEGKNNFDQVWEREWQNNLLQAALERVKAKVSPKQFQIFDYYVLREWDAAKVRRQLGVTIAQVYLAKHRVGSVLKKELQFLQSQEEEHRK from the coding sequence ATGAATGTGCCCCCATTGCAACCCAAGAACGAGTCCCAGCCTGACGAGAATACGCTTTCCCAGTATGCGGAACATACCAGGAAAAGCCTGATTGCCCGTCTGGAAAATTGGGAAGACCAGCGCACCTGGGATGAATTTTACCGTACATACTGGCGGCTTATTTACTCCGTGGCGCTGAAGGCCGGATTAAGGGAGGACGAAGCCTGGGACGTGGTGCAGGAGACCATTCTTTCCATCGCCAAGCAGAGCAAGAAGAACATCTACAACCCGGAACAGGGCTCTTTCAAGCTATGGCTCTGGAACATGACCCGCTGGCGCATCAACGACCAGTTCCGCAAACGGAAAAAGGACACGGCCATGCTGATGAATCCTGACGCCGGCGAATCCCAGGAACACCCCATCGACAAGATTCCGGACGAAGGCAAGAACAACTTTGACCAGGTATGGGAGCGGGAATGGCAGAACAACCTTCTGCAGGCCGCGCTGGAACGCGTCAAGGCCAAGGTGTCCCCCAAGCAGTTCCAGATTTTCGACTACTACGTGCTGAGGGAATGGGATGCGGCCAAGGTCCGCAGGCAGCTTGGCGTCACCATCGCCCAGGTGTACCTTGCCAAGCACCGCGTGGGCAGTGTTCTGAAAAAGGAACTGCAATTCCTCCAGTCCCAGGAGGAAGAACACCGGAAATAG